A region of the Deltaproteobacteria bacterium genome:
CAGGATGCCACCGAGGTAGGCGTGCAGCTCGAGCCGGATTGCGGTTGGGATTGTGGGTTCCCGCTTTTTGGTGCTGAAGATGAGGTGCACCAGAATCTTGGCCAGGGATTGTGCCATGGTGCATTGGGTTACGCCCTTTCAGGGCTCGGTGTCTATGATGGGCACCTAGACCCAGGGCGATGCCCTGGGCTGATGGATGGCCGCCCCTCCGGGGCTGCGCAACGACCACCGCTTTCGATCGTCGGTGGAGAACTCGGGTCGCGCTGCGTCCCCGCTGGCATTCGCGAGAAATTTCCGAGGAGGGATCATGGCAACCAAAATTCTGATCGTCGATGATGAAGCGCACATTCGTTCCCTCATCCAGCAAACGTTGGAGGAGCTGGAAGACGAAGGTGTCGAGCTGCTGACTGCCGGGGACGGGCAGACGGCGCTCGAACTGATCAAAGCCGAGCAGCCGCGGCTGGTGTTCCTCGACGTGATGATGCCGAAGATGAACGGCTTCGACGTCTGCCGCGCCGTCAAGAAGGATCTCGGGCTCGGCGGAGTACACATCGTCTTACTCACCGCGAAGGGCCAGGAGATCGATCGCCAGAAGGGCGACGAGGTCGGCGCCGACGTCTACATGACCAAGCCGTTCGATCCGGACGCGCTGCTGGCGCATGCGCGGCAGGTGCTGGGGCTGTAGGACGGTGCTGAGCGCCGATTTGGATCGGCGCGACGCATCGTTTAACCGCAGGAGCATCGCATGAATCCCTACGCGCTGCCGTCGATCATCACCGTCATCCCATACGTCATCCTTGCCCTGACGGTTCTGTTGCTCAATCCGCGCGACCGCACGACCCGCTGGCTGGGGTACATGCTGCTGGGGTTTGCCGCCAGTGGAGCAGCGATTGCCTATTTCCATCTGGCGACGACGCGAGAGCAGGCGGTCTTTCGGAACCGCGTGCCGTACTTGGTTGTCCTGCCGAGTGTCTTTGTGTTCGTCGAATACGCCTGTGTGTGGTTCGGGGGAGCTGAACGGTTGCGGGAGCTTCTGCTCGGCATCCCGGTGGCGACGCACCGCTGGATTGCAGCCGCGGTCTTGGCCGTCGCCTGGTTGGTGACGCTGTCCAACGACTGGATCGTTGCCCCTCCGATCTACAATGAGACCACGGGTTGGGAACATACATACGGCCCCGGCTACCCGGTCTTCCTACTGGGCAACGGCTACGTCCTCACTTTCGTCGCGTACGTGCTGTGGCGGGGCATCAACGCCGCGCACGAACCAGTGGAGCGCCGGTACAGACGCCTCGGCTTCGTGGCGTTGGTGGGTGGGTTGCCGGTCGGCGCGGGGTTGCTCGGATTTGTCTTCCCGTGGGTTCCGGGCTGGCCGACCCACGCGTTTTCGATGCTGCCCACGCTCTTCGGCTTGTTCCTGCTGACATACGCCCAGATGCGGTACCAGCTCGAAACCATCGGCGAGTTCAGTCGCAAGCTCGAAGAGAAGGTGGCCGTGCGGACCGCTGAGTTGGCGCAGGCGAACCTCAATCTTCAGCAGGCAAAGGAAGCGGCCGACGAAGCCAACCGAGCCAAGAGCGCGTTCCTCAACACCGTCAGCCATGAGCTGCGCACGCCGCTGACCTCGGTGGTCGGCTTTGCGAAGCTGATCAAGAAGCGGCTCACCGACGTGATGCTGCCGGCGCTGGCCGGCGCGGATGCGAAGGTGGAGCGGGCCTCGCGCCAGGTGAGCGACAATGTCGATATCATCGTGGCCGAGGGCGAGCGGCTGACGACGCTGATCAACGACGTGCTCGATCTCGCCAAGATCGAGTCGGGTAAGGTCGAGTGGCACATGCAGCCGGTAGCGGTCGGCGAGATCATCCAACGCGCGATCGCCGCGACGACATCGTTGAGTGGCGCGAAGGGTTTGGCGGTGCACACCGAGATCGGTGAGCTACCGACCGTCGTCGGCGACCCCGATCGACTGATCCAGGTGGTCATCAACCTGCTGTCGAACGCGATCAAGTTCACCGACCACGGCGCAATCACCTGTCGCGCGCGCCGCGTCGACGGCGCCATTGAAGTCGGGGTCACCGACACGGGCACGGGCATCGCGCCCGAGGATCAGCCGAAGGTGTTCGAGCAATTCGTGCAAGTGGGCGACACGCTCACCGGCAAACCGACCGGCACGGGACTCGGCCTGCCCATTTGCAAGCAGATCGTCGAGCACCACGGCGGTCGCATCTGGGTGGAGAGCCAGATCGGTCGTGGCAGCACGTTTGCGTTCACGCTGCCGAGCAATGGCGCGGCGGAAGGCTAGGAACGGATGATCTCGCGCAAAGACGCCAAGGCTCCAAGTCGGCGGGCTGAAGATCCGAGGCAGAGAAGGATCTCCCACTCGTCATTCCGGCCAAAGCCGGAATCCAGTCTCGATCCCAACCCCCACGCCTGGATAGCGGCTTCCGCCGGTATGACGGACCCACTGTCGAGATTTCTTGCGCAGAGCCCGGTGAACACGCGTGCTCTTGCCCGTCGCATTCTTCGCGGCTTGGCGTCTTGGCGCGAGCGTTCCTTCTGTTCCACCAGGGCTGAGCGACGATGACCCTCCAGTACACCCCGGTAATCCTCCCGCTGCTGCTGAGTGCCGCCATCACGAGTGGGCTGGGAGTCTACGCCTGGCGCCATCGCCGCGGAAGCGAGGGTGTAGTCGCTTTTGCGCTCTTGAACTTTTCCGGCGCGCTCTGGGCGCTGGGCGAGGCACTGCAGTGGGCCAGTGCCGATCCCGCTGGACAGTACTTCTGGCTGCGGTTCTATTGGCTAGGGGTCGAGGCACTCCCGTTCTTCTGGTTCGTCTTCGCCGCTCAGTACACCGGCTGGGCTGGGTGGCTGAATCGCCGAAGTCTGGCTTTGCTGTCTGCGGTTCCGATCGGCGGAGTTCTGCTGACGTGGACGAACGAATGGCACCACCTGGTCTGGTCCGGCATGCACCTGTCGGATTCGCACGGAGCGGCGTGGGTCGACATGGAGCGTGGTTCCTGGTGGCCCCCGCTGGTCTTTTGCAACTATGTCTTCATGCTGAGCGGCACGGGCCGGATCGTTGTGTCGCTGGTACGGTCGCCCGAGCGCTATCGCGGTCAGATGTTCGCTCTGCTGGTTGCCGTGGCGAGCCCGTTTGCCGTCAATGTCTTTTTTGTCCTGCGCCCGTCGCCCGTGGATCCAACGCCAATTGCGATGACGATCAGCGGAGCGGTGGTTGCGTGGGCCATCTTTCGCCACCGCCTGCTCGACATGCTCCCGGCGGCGCGTCACACGATCATCGAGAACATGAGCGATGCGATGGTGGTGCTCGATCAGGACCACAGGATAGTCGATCTCAATCCGGCGACCAAGCGAATCATCGGCCGTTCGGGGACCACGGCGATCGGTACACACATCGCCGAAGTCGTGCCGGCGTGGGCTGAGTTGCTGGGCGCGGACGGCGACGGCGCGACGCTGCGCGAAGCCGAGGTGGCGCTCGACGGCCGCGACTACGAGCTGCGCATCTCGCCTGTACGGAATAAGGACGGCGCGGTGACCGGGCGTGTCGTGCTGCTGCACGACATCACCGAGCAGAAGCAGACGCGGGAGAGGTTGCGGCAGAGCGTCGAGACTTCGCGGGTGATCCTCGAGAGCATCGAGGACGGCTATTACGAGATTGATCTCTACGGGAAAATGATTGCGACGACGGACGTCACGGCCCGGCTAGGCGGCCTGGCGAACAAGGAGGAAGCGGTCGGCCGGAACTTCGCCGAGTTCACCGACGAAGCCAGCGCGAAGCGCTTGCTCGGCACGTTCAATCGCATCTATCGGACCGGGGAGGCGATGAACGAGATCGAGTACCCGTTCACCACGCCCGACGGAGTGAGGAAATCGATCGAGATGTCGGCGAGCTTGAAACGCGATGCGACCGGCAAGCCGATCGGCTTCCGCGGCATGCTCCGCGACGTCACCGAGCGCAAGCGTGCCGCGGAAGAACTCGCACGTGCCAAGCGGACGGCCGAAGAGGCGAGCCAGGCGAAGGGCGCCTTCCTGGCCACGGTGAGCCACGAGCTGCGCACGCCGCTGACCTCCGTGCTCGGCTTCGCCAAGCTGATCAAGCGGCGCATGGGCGAGACGGTCCGCCCAGGGATGGCCGCGGCCGAGCCCAAGGTGCAACGGGCGCTGACGCAGGTGAGCGAGAACGTCGACGTCATCGTCATTGAAGGTGAGCGGCTGACGACGCTGATCAACGATGTGCTCGATCTCGCCAAGATCGAGTCAGGCAAGGTCGAGTGGCACATGCAGCCGGTGGCGGTCGGCGAGATCATCGCACGAGCGATCGCGGCCACGACGTCGTTGAGCGAGGCGAAGGGCCTTTCGATGCACACTGAAATCGAAGACGCTCTACCCACCGTCGTCGGCGACCCGGACCGGCTGACCCAGGTCGTGATCAACCTACTGTCGAACGCGATCAAGTTCACCGAGCACGGCACCATCACCTGCCGCGCCCGCCGAGTGGATGTGGCAATCGAGGTCAGCGTCACCGACACGGGCACCGGCATTGCGCCGGAGGATCAAGGCAAGGTGTTCGAGCAGTTCGTGCAGGTCGGCGACACGCTCACCGACAAGCCAACCGGAACCGGCCTCGGCCTGCCGATCTGCAAGCAGATCGTCGAGCATCACGGCGGCCGCATCTGGGTGGAGAGTGAGATCGGCAGGGGGAGCACGTTTGCGTTCACCTTGCCGTGCCCCGAAGGGGCTCAACTCGATAGCCCAGGGCATCGCCCTGGGAACGGGCAGTCGGTGCGCAAGCCCTGAAAGGGCGAAACTCGAAGATGCCTCAGTCGCTGGCAAGTGTCCTGGTTCATCTCATCTTCGGCACCAAGAACCGTGAGCCCAAGATTCCACGCGAACTCCTGCCGCAACTCCATGCCTACATGGTGGGAATCTTCGACAACCTGCAATGTCCTTCGGTTCGCACTGGCGGCATCGCGGATCATGTCCACAGCCTGTTCTCGCTGAGCCGCACGGCAACCATTGCCGCCGTAGTCGAAGCGGTGAAGACAGGTTCTTCGAAATGGATGAAGCAGCGCGGCGTGAAGCATTTCGCGTGGCAGGCCGGCTACGCAGCCTTTTCGGTCAGTGAGTCGCAGAAGGCCGCCGTGATGAGGTACATCGAACGACAAGAGGAACGTCACAAGAGGCAGACCTTCCAAGATGAGGTTCGCACGTTTCTCACACGGCATGGGGTGACCTACGATGATCGGTACGTTTGGGACTAGCCCGTCTGGGTTACTCCCCTTCAGGGCTAGGATGACGGGAACCCCATCGGACCCAGGGCGATGCCCTGGGCTATTGAGTTACGCCCCTTCGGGGCAACGGCGGATGCGGCAACGCTGCGAACCTCCTCTGGCCCCTCTGTGGCCAAGAGGGGAAGCCAAGCGGCGCAATACAGAACGAGCAACCTGAGCGACGATGACCCTCCAGTACACCCCGGTGATTCTGCCGTATCTGTTGAGCGTCTTCCTCACGGGCGGGCTCAGTCTTTATGCGTGGTGGCATCGTCGCGGGCGCGCGGGCGTGCTGACCTTCGCGCTCTTCGGCTTTTCCGCTGCGTTCTTCGCGCTGCGTGAAGCGCTGATATGGGCAAGCGCCGATCTGAGCTGGCAGTACTTCTGGCTGCGGTTGGGCCGGCCGAGTGCCGAAGCTATTCCGCTCCTGTGGCTCGCGTTCGTTGTCCAATACACGGGCGTGTTGCTGAATCGTCGGAGACTCATCCTCCTATCTGCGGTCCCGGTCGCGGCTGGCCTGCTGGGGTGGACGAACCAAGTTCACCACCTGATCTGGTCAGGCGTGAGCCAATCGGATTGGCACGGACTGGCGGGTCTCGATGTACAGCGCGGTTCGTTGTGGCTTCCGCTCCTCCTCTATCAGTGGGCTCAGATGCTCACCGGGGCGGCGCTTGTCGTCGCGGCGTTGGTGCGGGC
Encoded here:
- a CDS encoding response regulator encodes the protein MATKILIVDDEAHIRSLIQQTLEELEDEGVELLTAGDGQTALELIKAEQPRLVFLDVMMPKMNGFDVCRAVKKDLGLGGVHIVLLTAKGQEIDRQKGDEVGADVYMTKPFDPDALLAHARQVLGL
- a CDS encoding transposase; translated protein: MPQSLASVLVHLIFGTKNREPKIPRELLPQLHAYMVGIFDNLQCPSVRTGGIADHVHSLFSLSRTATIAAVVEAVKTGSSKWMKQRGVKHFAWQAGYAAFSVSESQKAAVMRYIERQEERHKRQTFQDEVRTFLTRHGVTYDDRYVWD
- a CDS encoding PAS domain S-box protein, whose protein sequence is MTLQYTPVILPLLLSAAITSGLGVYAWRHRRGSEGVVAFALLNFSGALWALGEALQWASADPAGQYFWLRFYWLGVEALPFFWFVFAAQYTGWAGWLNRRSLALLSAVPIGGVLLTWTNEWHHLVWSGMHLSDSHGAAWVDMERGSWWPPLVFCNYVFMLSGTGRIVVSLVRSPERYRGQMFALLVAVASPFAVNVFFVLRPSPVDPTPIAMTISGAVVAWAIFRHRLLDMLPAARHTIIENMSDAMVVLDQDHRIVDLNPATKRIIGRSGTTAIGTHIAEVVPAWAELLGADGDGATLREAEVALDGRDYELRISPVRNKDGAVTGRVVLLHDITEQKQTRERLRQSVETSRVILESIEDGYYEIDLYGKMIATTDVTARLGGLANKEEAVGRNFAEFTDEASAKRLLGTFNRIYRTGEAMNEIEYPFTTPDGVRKSIEMSASLKRDATGKPIGFRGMLRDVTERKRAAEELARAKRTAEEASQAKGAFLATVSHELRTPLTSVLGFAKLIKRRMGETVRPGMAAAEPKVQRALTQVSENVDVIVIEGERLTTLINDVLDLAKIESGKVEWHMQPVAVGEIIARAIAATTSLSEAKGLSMHTEIEDALPTVVGDPDRLTQVVINLLSNAIKFTEHGTITCRARRVDVAIEVSVTDTGTGIAPEDQGKVFEQFVQVGDTLTDKPTGTGLGLPICKQIVEHHGGRIWVESEIGRGSTFAFTLPCPEGAQLDSPGHRPGNGQSVRKP